One genomic segment of Paenibacillus sp. FSL H8-0332 includes these proteins:
- a CDS encoding discoidin domain-containing protein: MMIAIIVSVMSLGAPAIAGGDQGGSPNQLVVTYETNGGSAISPQLVSASGGKVVFQYTPVKECYSFEGWYYDSALTQAYKESDLITRDLTLYAKWVAQGANVLCAATLTSAIGTVSAGGTTNETITVGNGINLAALKAAITPAANATFEIYNADGITKATTLETGMKVIVTSKSGANKVTYTIIVSSPNLALNRPATVDSTCNASQNAAKAVEGSVINDSKWCSKSGNRWLQIDLGSVMQVNQFIIKHAAEGGETPSYNTKAYNIQVSNDGANWNTAVNVTNNTKGTTVDNITVVSARYIKLNVTTPTQTTNPAARIYEFEVYGPPNVALNKPATVDSTCNVSQTAAKAVEGSVINDSKWCSKSGNRWLQLDLGSVQQVNRFVIKHAAEGGETPSYNTKAYNIQVSTDGTNWNTVVNVTNNRLGITADNITAVSARYIKLNVTVPTQTTNAAARIYEFEVYGPGFTT, translated from the coding sequence ATGATGATAGCTATCATCGTTTCGGTAATGTCATTAGGGGCTCCGGCAATTGCCGGAGGCGATCAAGGGGGTAGCCCCAACCAACTAGTCGTGACCTATGAGACGAACGGAGGCTCGGCGATTAGCCCACAGCTTGTGTCGGCATCCGGAGGTAAAGTGGTGTTTCAATATACTCCGGTGAAGGAATGCTACAGCTTCGAAGGCTGGTACTATGATAGTGCGCTGACGCAGGCCTATAAGGAGTCAGATCTAATTACTAGAGACCTAACGCTGTATGCAAAATGGGTCGCCCAGGGAGCCAACGTGCTGTGCGCGGCTACTTTGACCTCGGCGATTGGCACGGTGAGTGCCGGCGGGACAACGAATGAGACGATCACTGTCGGAAATGGCATTAATCTAGCTGCGTTGAAGGCTGCGATCACGCCAGCGGCGAATGCAACGTTCGAGATTTACAATGCAGACGGAATAACGAAAGCAACGACACTGGAGACGGGCATGAAGGTCATCGTAACCTCGAAATCTGGAGCGAATAAGGTTACGTACACGATAATAGTGAGTTCTCCGAATTTAGCATTGAATAGACCCGCGACAGTGGACAGTACGTGCAACGCTTCGCAGAATGCGGCCAAAGCTGTGGAAGGCAGCGTCATTAATGATAGTAAATGGTGCTCCAAGTCTGGCAACCGCTGGCTGCAGATTGATCTTGGCTCCGTGATGCAAGTGAACCAATTCATCATCAAGCACGCAGCAGAAGGCGGAGAGACTCCCTCCTATAACACGAAGGCTTACAATATTCAGGTCAGTAATGATGGTGCGAACTGGAACACGGCAGTTAACGTAACCAACAATACGAAAGGCACTACGGTAGACAATATAACAGTAGTATCGGCAAGATATATCAAGTTGAATGTTACAACACCTACGCAAACCACAAACCCTGCGGCGAGAATCTATGAGTTTGAGGTATACGGACCTCCAAATGTGGCATTAAATAAACCGGCGACGGTTGACAGCACATGCAATGTCTCGCAGACTGCAGCCAAAGCCGTGGAAGGCAGCGTCATCAATGACAGTAAATGGTGCTCCAAGTCCGGCAACCGCTGGCTGCAGCTTGATCTCGGCTCCGTGCAGCAAGTGAACCGGTTTGTTATCAAGCACGCAGCGGAGGGCGGAGAGACTCCCTCCTATAACACGAAGGCTTACAATATCCAGGTCAGCACTGATGGTACCAACTGGAACACGGTGGTCAATGTAACCAACAATAGGCTCGGTATTACGGCAGACAATATAACAGCAGTATCGGCCCGATATATTAAGCTTAACGTAACGGTACCTACACAAACCACGAATGCTGCGGCAAGAATCTATGAGTTTGAGGTATACGGACCAGGGTTTACAACCTAA
- a CDS encoding PadR family transcriptional regulator gives MNSQDVILGILMKEASTGYQIKQSLENVFSNFYSSSYGTIYPTLARMEKEGLITKENVLQDGKPNKNLLTITPKGRECFNAYLLGPLEGDSIRKSDFMMRLYFGEFVGYDKVIVWLKQAQEASNTKLDQLLEQYSLYKDEMHPAQIICIQIGIEEYKAKLTTIAEGLVSLEKLVQEQNL, from the coding sequence TTGAACAGTCAGGATGTTATTTTAGGCATACTTATGAAAGAAGCGTCTACTGGGTACCAAATAAAACAGTCATTAGAAAATGTATTCTCTAATTTCTATAGTTCCAGTTATGGAACGATCTATCCCACTCTTGCCCGAATGGAAAAGGAGGGGTTAATCACTAAGGAAAATGTGCTCCAGGACGGTAAGCCTAACAAAAATCTTCTAACTATAACGCCTAAAGGCAGAGAATGTTTTAACGCCTATTTACTAGGCCCGCTAGAAGGAGACAGCATCAGGAAATCTGATTTTATGATGAGGCTGTATTTTGGTGAATTCGTCGGATATGACAAGGTGATTGTGTGGTTGAAGCAAGCCCAAGAGGCATCAAACACCAAATTAGATCAATTACTTGAGCAATATTCGCTGTATAAAGATGAAATGCATCCAGCACAGATCATCTGCATCCAAATCGGGATAGAAGAATACAAGGCTAAACTTACAACCATTGCTGAGGGATTGGTAAGCCTGGAGAAGTTAGTGCAAGAGCAGAATTTATAG
- a CDS encoding helix-turn-helix domain-containing protein, producing the protein MGISDLKGKETVIQDTPFGYTMSVIGGKWKMAILYLLSAKPSIRFNEMQRQLGAVTYKVLSAQLKELEADGLVKRVEYPQIPPKVEYSLTPKGQTLLPVLEQLCEWGAENR; encoded by the coding sequence ATGGGCATTTCTGATTTGAAGGGCAAGGAGACGGTGATCCAAGACACACCATTCGGTTATACGATGTCGGTGATCGGCGGGAAGTGGAAGATGGCGATTCTGTATCTGCTGTCCGCCAAACCCTCGATTCGGTTCAACGAAATGCAGAGACAGCTCGGAGCGGTGACTTACAAGGTTCTCAGCGCGCAGCTTAAGGAATTGGAGGCTGACGGGCTGGTGAAGCGCGTGGAGTATCCGCAGATTCCGCCCAAAGTGGAGTATTCGCTGACACCGAAAGGGCAGACCCTTCTACCTGTGTTGGAGCAGCTGTGCGAGTGGGGAGCAGAGAATCGGTGA
- a CDS encoding SDR family oxidoreductase: MNTIFITGASSGIGRATAKHFAEKGWNVVATMRSPEQETELITLDNVLVLKLDVEKETTIQTALAKAIERFGTIDVLLNNAGYGTMGLIEAATEGQIRRQFEVNVFGLIRMTKAMLPHFRSNQKGMLINISSMGGKVTFPTMSLYHSSKFAVEGFSESVSYELASQNIKVKLIEPGAIHTDFGGRSMEFFYNDDLTDYKLFTAAFRAKLGDMEKQPAYASPPEMVAETIYQAATDSTSQFRYIVGDDAKMLIQMKENTDEEEYLTNIAQHFA, encoded by the coding sequence ATGAACACGATTTTTATCACGGGTGCTTCATCAGGCATTGGGAGAGCTACAGCAAAGCATTTTGCTGAAAAAGGATGGAACGTAGTTGCCACGATGCGTTCACCTGAACAAGAAACTGAGCTTATTACACTGGATAATGTGTTAGTGCTAAAGCTTGATGTTGAAAAAGAGACTACTATTCAAACTGCGTTAGCAAAAGCGATTGAGCGGTTCGGTACTATTGATGTTCTTCTCAACAATGCTGGATATGGAACAATGGGTCTAATAGAAGCCGCTACGGAGGGGCAGATTAGAAGACAGTTTGAAGTGAACGTTTTTGGTCTGATCCGTATGACAAAAGCCATGCTGCCACATTTCCGGTCTAATCAAAAAGGGATGCTGATCAACATCTCTTCTATGGGTGGGAAAGTGACCTTCCCTACGATGTCTTTGTATCATTCGTCCAAGTTTGCAGTGGAGGGTTTTTCTGAGTCCGTCTCTTATGAATTAGCATCACAAAACATCAAAGTAAAGTTGATTGAACCCGGTGCTATTCATACGGACTTCGGTGGAAGATCCATGGAATTCTTTTATAATGATGATTTAACAGACTACAAGCTATTTACTGCTGCATTTCGGGCTAAATTGGGTGATATGGAAAAACAACCGGCCTACGCCTCGCCTCCAGAAATGGTTGCCGAAACCATATACCAAGCGGCCACAGACAGTACAAGTCAATTCCGGTACATCGTCGGAGATGATGCAAAGATGCTCATTCAGATGAAAGAAAATACGGATGAAGAAGAGTATTTAACTAATATCGCCCAGCATTTTGCTTGA
- a CDS encoding RidA family protein has translation MTTIRTYNHNLWDHGISQGYLVDNTLYISGQFSHNAEGNFVGAGDIKAQMTQTLKNLDTVLQEFGATKDNLAYVELYLTNAQEHGETAIGLFKKYVGEHRPAGSMIGVTYLAFPEQWVEVRAVAHVG, from the coding sequence ATGACAACCATTCGAACGTACAACCATAACCTCTGGGATCACGGGATTTCGCAGGGGTACCTTGTCGACAACACGCTGTATATCTCGGGACAGTTCTCCCATAATGCGGAGGGCAACTTCGTCGGAGCAGGCGATATTAAGGCACAGATGACGCAGACGCTGAAGAATTTGGATACCGTGCTACAAGAGTTCGGAGCGACAAAGGATAATCTGGCTTACGTGGAGCTGTATCTGACGAATGCGCAGGAGCACGGGGAAACCGCGATCGGACTGTTCAAAAAGTATGTCGGAGAGCATCGGCCGGCGGGGAGCATGATCGGGGTGACTTACCTGGCATTTCCAGAACAGTGGGTAGAGGTTCGGGCTGTGGCACATGTAGGTTAA
- a CDS encoding trifunctional transcriptional activator/DNA repair protein Ada/methylated-DNA--[protein]-cysteine S-methyltransferase, whose product MIQNEERKLEYYKALIEKKSDYEGVFYVGVTSTGVFCRPTCPARKPKYDNCEFYETAQQALLASFRPCQRCRPLSHPNQVSDIVRLLVEAVEQNPEKRWKGQDFKALSIDESTARRQFKKRFGMTFVEYARSRRMGLALKSIRSGGKLIDTQLASGYDSSSGFRDAFSRIMGATPTRLDDSLILRASWLDTQLGPMMAIADDNELYLLEFVDRRGLEREVERLRARLQAAIIPGQTTPIQSIENELSQFFEGTLTEFKTPLHLMGSPFQKSVWEQLMKIPPGETRSYADIALALGKPTAYRAVAQANGANQLAIVIPCHRVINVSGELGGYGGGVARKEWLLNHEKIGGQKNEKST is encoded by the coding sequence ATGATTCAAAATGAGGAACGCAAATTAGAGTATTATAAAGCCCTTATCGAGAAAAAATCTGACTATGAAGGCGTCTTCTATGTGGGGGTCACCTCCACCGGCGTATTTTGCCGGCCTACTTGTCCAGCCAGGAAACCAAAGTACGATAACTGCGAGTTCTACGAGACAGCACAGCAGGCACTTCTAGCTTCCTTCCGCCCATGCCAGCGCTGTCGGCCCTTGTCCCATCCGAATCAAGTCTCCGATATCGTCCGGCTACTGGTCGAGGCCGTTGAGCAAAACCCGGAGAAGCGGTGGAAGGGACAAGACTTCAAGGCACTATCCATTGATGAATCGACCGCCCGCCGTCAATTTAAAAAGCGCTTTGGCATGACATTCGTTGAATATGCCAGGTCCCGTCGAATGGGATTGGCTTTGAAGAGCATCCGATCGGGGGGAAAGCTAATTGATACACAATTAGCTTCTGGCTATGATTCCAGCAGCGGATTCCGGGACGCCTTCTCCCGCATTATGGGCGCAACGCCTACGCGGTTAGATGATAGCCTTATTCTTAGAGCATCGTGGCTGGACACGCAACTCGGCCCTATGATGGCAATAGCGGACGACAATGAGCTATATCTCCTGGAATTCGTAGATCGCCGGGGTTTAGAACGCGAGGTCGAACGGTTAAGGGCAAGACTACAAGCGGCAATTATACCTGGGCAGACCACCCCTATTCAGTCAATTGAGAATGAACTGAGTCAGTTTTTTGAAGGAACGTTAACCGAATTTAAGACGCCTCTCCATCTAATGGGATCGCCATTTCAGAAGAGCGTGTGGGAACAGTTAATGAAGATTCCACCGGGCGAAACCCGCTCTTACGCTGATATCGCACTGGCGCTTGGCAAGCCCACCGCATATCGTGCGGTAGCACAAGCGAATGGGGCCAATCAACTGGCGATCGTCATTCCCTGTCATCGTGTAATTAACGTCAGTGGTGAACTCGGCGGGTATGGCGGCGGAGTCGCACGCAAAGAATGGCTGCTAAATCATGAGAAAATCGGGGGTCAAAAAAATGAAAAATCAACTTGA
- a CDS encoding isocitrate lyase/phosphoenolpyruvate mutase family protein, with protein sequence MKNQLEQAQKLHDLHRSGNPLVLINAWDAGSAQIIQGAGGQVIATGSWSVAAAHGYEDGEKLPFDLVLSNLQRISNSVDLPITIDIEGGYGSSPEMIKNNVLKIIGCGAVGVNLEDQKIHEPGLYAIDEQALRIAAVREAAEHTSIPLFINARTDVFLETPTDEHDEAHLDAVLQRVHAYTEAGAHGIFVPGLCNERLIEKLCQQSSIPVNVMISSDSPPLQKLALLGVARISYGPHPYLILMDALKQAAVRALALQEL encoded by the coding sequence ATGAAAAATCAACTTGAACAGGCACAGAAGTTACACGATCTGCACAGAAGCGGCAATCCGCTAGTCCTTATCAATGCCTGGGACGCCGGAAGCGCGCAAATTATTCAAGGAGCAGGGGGCCAAGTCATTGCCACCGGCAGCTGGTCTGTAGCTGCTGCACATGGATACGAGGATGGAGAGAAGCTTCCTTTCGACCTCGTTCTATCCAATCTTCAGCGGATAAGCAATAGCGTAGATCTGCCCATTACAATTGATATAGAAGGCGGTTATGGATCATCTCCCGAAATGATCAAGAACAATGTGCTAAAGATCATCGGGTGTGGAGCCGTAGGAGTCAATCTTGAAGATCAAAAGATCCATGAGCCGGGATTATACGCCATAGATGAGCAAGCCTTGCGTATCGCAGCTGTGCGGGAAGCCGCTGAGCATACTTCGATTCCCCTTTTTATTAATGCTCGAACTGATGTCTTCTTAGAGACACCAACAGATGAGCATGACGAGGCTCACTTGGATGCTGTCCTTCAAAGGGTACATGCCTATACAGAGGCCGGAGCTCACGGAATTTTTGTGCCGGGTTTGTGTAACGAGAGGCTGATCGAGAAATTATGCCAGCAGTCTTCAATCCCTGTTAATGTTATGATTTCCTCGGACTCACCCCCACTCCAGAAGCTGGCATTATTAGGCGTCGCTCGCATCAGCTACGGCCCGCATCCGTACTTGATCTTGATGGATGCATTAAAACAAGCTGCTGTGAGAGCCCTAGCATTACAGGAATTGTGA